One window of Streptomyces sp. NBC_00273 genomic DNA carries:
- a CDS encoding NAD(P)/FAD-dependent oxidoreductase, producing the protein MIDLLIAGGGPAGLTTAIHGALAGLEVVVVEPRPTPIDKACGEGLMPGGVRHLRELGVTVAGQPFHGIRYVDGVSGRCAEGLFRSGPGLGARRTELQAALAERAAGLGVRVLPGRVHQVRQDVHQVSAAGLTARYLVAADGLHSPVRRGLGLSAPLAPRRPARYGLRRHYAAPPWSDLVEVHWSARCEAYVTPLAPDRIGVAVLTSDQAPFDVQLARFPVLAARLAAAAGTPVRGAGPLRQGARVRVAGRVLFVGDAAGYVDALTGEGLTLAMTAAGELVRCVRAGRPQAYEQAWRDLSRSYRTLTTSLLWARHQPRLAPRIVPLAARLPRVFTRAVNLLA; encoded by the coding sequence CTGCTGATCGCGGGCGGGGGCCCGGCCGGGCTGACCACCGCCATCCACGGCGCGCTCGCCGGCCTCGAGGTCGTGGTCGTGGAGCCGAGGCCCACCCCCATCGACAAGGCCTGCGGGGAGGGCCTGATGCCGGGGGGCGTACGCCACCTCCGGGAGCTGGGCGTCACCGTCGCCGGGCAGCCGTTCCACGGGATCCGCTACGTCGACGGGGTGAGCGGCCGCTGCGCCGAGGGGCTCTTCCGGTCCGGCCCGGGGCTCGGCGCCCGGCGCACGGAACTCCAGGCCGCGCTGGCCGAGCGCGCCGCAGGACTCGGCGTACGGGTGCTCCCCGGGCGCGTCCACCAGGTGCGCCAGGACGTCCATCAGGTCAGCGCGGCCGGGCTCACCGCCCGCTACCTGGTGGCGGCGGACGGCCTGCACTCCCCCGTCCGGCGCGGGCTCGGCCTGTCGGCGCCGCTCGCCCCCCGCCGACCGGCACGCTACGGGCTGCGCCGCCACTACGCCGCCCCGCCGTGGAGCGACCTCGTCGAGGTGCACTGGTCGGCGCGGTGCGAGGCCTACGTCACCCCGCTGGCGCCCGACCGGATCGGCGTGGCCGTCCTGACCTCCGACCAGGCCCCCTTCGACGTGCAGTTGGCCCGCTTCCCCGTGCTGGCGGCGCGCCTGGCCGCGGCGGCGGGGACGCCGGTGCGCGGAGCCGGGCCGCTGCGCCAGGGGGCCCGCGTACGGGTGGCGGGGCGCGTGCTGTTCGTGGGGGACGCGGCCGGTTACGTGGACGCGCTGACCGGTGAGGGACTCACCCTGGCCATGACGGCGGCGGGCGAGCTGGTGCGCTGCGTCCGGGCGGGGCGCCCGCAGGCCTACGAGCAGGCCTGGCGGGACCTGTCGCGCAGCTACCGCACGCTCACCACGTCCCTGCTGTGGGCCCGTCACCAGCCTCGGCTCGCGCCCCGGATCGTCCCGCTGGCCGCCCGGCTCCCCCGCGTGTTCACCCGGGCGGTGAACCTGCTCGCGTGA